GTACGTTTGATACAACCAAGAAAAAGGCAGAGAAAAAATGGAACGATTTACTCGGAATCATCGAGGTTGAAGGGGCATCAGAAGATCAGCTTACAACACTGTATTCCAACATGTATCGATTATTCCTGTATCCTAATTCAGGGTTTGAAAATACAGGAACGGTTGACAATCCCGAATACAAACATGTCAGCCAATTAGCCCTTAACCCGTGTTCAACTAGTACACCAACAAAAACCTGTGCACCGATAGAGGATGGAAAATTTTATGTCAACAATGGCTTTTGGGATACCTATCGTACAACATGGCCAGCATATTCACTCCTAACCCCTGAAAAAACCGGAGAAATGATCGATGGCTTCGTGCAGCAATATAAGGACGGCGGCTGGATTTCCAGATGGTCATCACCGGGATATGCCAATTTAATGGTGGGAACAAGTGCAAATATTGCTTTTGCTGACGCCTATCTGAAAGGTGTTACAAATTTTGACGTAGAAAGTTTTTATCAATCAGCTGTAAAAGATGCATCCGTTGCACCGCCAAATGATAATGTTGGCAGAAAAGGGATGGAAACCTCCATTTTTGATGGCTATACAAATACATCAACAGGTGAAGGTATGTCATGGGCACTTGATGGCTATATCAATGATTTTGGCATAGCCCAATTAGCAAAAGCACTTGATCAGGAGGAAGATTATCAATACTTTTTAAGCCGGACCCAAAATTATGATAGAATGTTCAACCCCAACATTGGATTTTTTAATGGGAAGAAACCGTCTGGCGAATGGCGTTCGTCACCAGATTCATTTAATCCTGCTGAATGGGGGCATGATTATACCGAAACGAATGCCTGGAATATGGCCTTCCATGCACCCCAGGATGGACAAGGACTAGCCAACCTCTACGGCGGAAAGAAAGGCTTGGAGGACAAGTTGGATGAATTCTTCAGTACTCCGGAAAAGGCTGCCTATCCGGGAAGCTACGGCGGACTCATCCACGAAATGCGCGAGGCAAGGGATGTCAGAATGGGCATGTATGGGCACAGTAACCAGCCAGCCCATCACATTATTTATATGTATAATTATGCTGGCACACCTTGGAAGACCCAGGAAAAAGTACGTGAGGTTTTGGATAGATTATATATTGGAAGCGAGATTGGTCAAGGATACGCAGGTGATGAAGATAATGGCGAAATGTCCGCCTGGTATATTTTCAGTGCGCTTGGATTTTATCCGCTCAAAATGGGAAGCTCGGAATATGCAATAGGAGCGCCACTGTTTAAGAAAGCAACCATCCATTTGGAAAATGGCAAAGATATTGTGATCAATGCGCCCAATAACAGTAAGGAAAATAAATATGTTCAAAGTTTAAAAGTGAATGGTAAAAGCTATACGAAAAATTATATCAAACATGAAGACCTGGCAGACGGAGCAACATTAGACTTTGAAATGGGACCGGAACCGTCTGAGTGGGGCAGCGATCTAACGGATTTGCCAGAATCGATTACACCAGCAGCAACCGATGGATTATCTGCCTCCGCCTCCCTGCATGATTTTACCGATCAAGCAGAAGGTACTGCTACAGGAAGTGATAAGGAGAATGTTAAGCAACTATTTGATAATACATCAGAAACTCAGGTGAATTTTGATCATAAAAAACCTTGGATTCACTATCACTTTAATAAGAAAAGAAAGGTAAAGATGTATACGTTAACTTCCAGTGACAATTCGGATCCAACTGCCCAGGTGAGCTGGGTGTTAAAAGGTTCCAACGACGGTGAAAATTGGAGCGTCTTGGATGAGCGGGATAATGAATCGTTCAAATGGCAGCAATATACACGAGCATTTGAGATTGAAAATCCCGAATCCTATTCATTCTACCGGTTAGAGGTAACCGGCAGTCAATCCGTATCCTTATCGGAATTAGAATTTCTTGGTTTGGAAGAACCGCCAGCGGGAATGTCTGCCGGTATAAAGCGTGTAGTTCAACGTTTAAATAATGAAGGCGATCTGAAATCAGCAGCCGTTCATGCCTTGGAATTGCACCTGACCGCAGTAGAACAGTTTGAAAAACGAGGGAAAGCACAGAAAGTAGTGAAACACATGAAAGGCTTCAAGCAACTATTAAAGCATCAACATAAATCAGGTTTACTGTCTGATGATGCCTATCACATGCTTAAAGATAATGCGGATTATATGATCAAACTTTGGCAGTAACGGATAAAATTATAGAATGATAGACTGTGATTGTCTGCTCACATTTTTCTCCTTGAAAGGTTGAAAAATGTGCAATCGAAGGGAGTAAACAGGAGAGCGCAAATGGTGCTCTCCTGTTTTTTAAGTGTTTGTTAAGGAATATAGTTAATAAAGGCGTTAACGTCATGCAAATTAATTCAAGATCCGCCATTTCCAAGATTTACTCCCATTTCTTTATTAATTGATCAGCATCCACCTTCAGAGCGTTATAAGCCTTCAGGGATATCAAATCCGTTTTTTTCTGGTGGTTAAGCAGAAGTCTAAATCCTTTCATGTGCTTGACTACCTTTTCAGCAAATCCTTGTTCTTCGAATCGGTTAACTGCGGACAGATGAACCTTTAAGGCACGAGCAGCACCATGATTGGTAAATTCTCCTTCTGCTTCAAACCGGTCGACTAGCGCTTTCATTTCAGATGCACTGTTTAATTGATGTGGGTTAGATTTTACCCACGCAGCTATATCGCGAATAACATATTCAGGGATATTAGCTGGGATAAGATATTCTTCCGGGGTGCTCATTCCTTCTTCACCTTCCGTGAAAAAATGGTTGAGCTTCGGATAGAGCTGATATTCTACATTGTTACGATGGGAAAGTTCTCTTCTCCAAATGGGAATTTCACTGTCCGCTTGTACCTGATAATCCTCCTCACCCTGAATAATCAGCAGCGGTTTGGTTTGTTCGCTTGCCATCTCAGCAGCTTTAATATCATTTATTGAATCCCAAAACATGGACTGACCTAGTTGAAAACCTGCTGGAGGATTTTCCCCGGAGAAATCGGGATCATTTAACAGTTCATACTGCCCTTTCAAAAACTCATATAGTTCAAGCGGCATCCGATCGATTGAAAATAAATAATCCAGTTGATCGAGAACTACGTCTTGGATTGTTCTTGCAGGACCGGCCATGACGATCGCACCTTCGATATTGTCCCTTTTGTCTTTATTGATAATTTGCGGAACCATCATCCCCCCTTGGCTGTGTCCAAGGATAAAAATTTGATCATTGTCTATTCTTTTCTGCTGTTCAAGCAAATTAGACGCAAGTACAGCATCATCGGTTGTTTCTTTATCCACGGTGTGATTGGGGTCTGCCGTTGTTTTCAATGTATGTTCGAAAGTTCGTTTATTATACCTTAAAACGGCAATCCCCTTTGAGGCAAGACCGTGTGCCAAATCACGGAATGGCTTTAATGCATACGCCCTTTCATCACGATCAGATGCACCTGATCCCTGAACGAGAACTACTGCTGGAAAAGGACCCTCTCCTTTTGGAATAGATAATGTCCCAGGCAGGGCAAATGTTCCTTTTCCAACCACTACTTCTTTTTCAGTGAAGGTATCCGGGTTGCTATATAAAGGATCCCCTGCAACTTCACCCTTCTGTACAGTCGCAAGTATATCATCTACGTTTCCCGACGGATCAAGCCTGATGATCATTGGAACCGTGGCTTGTTCGAACTTTAGTCCAAGTTCAACGTTTGTATGTACTTGATTGGATCCCTTTACCTTTGCTGAACTAAATCCAATGAATGAACCCGAATTTATTTGTTGGATGTATGTACTCCGGTACATTTCCAACCACTGTTCCGTAATCCTTTTCTTAAAATCACTAGAGGTTAACTTCAAGGCGTGGTGATAGTTGCCCGCGTGCATATCCTGGATTAATTGAATCGCATTCTGGATGAAACGATTTTTAAATCTATCCGTATCAATGACCTGACCGTTCCCTGACGGGTTTATACTGTTCTTACGTATATTGTTTAGTAGATTGAATCCAAGCGAATTAGCACCTTCCTGCTTGGTCAAAAGTTGATTCGCTGCATGGTTTGGTGGATAAACCGCTTCACTTCCTAATGCAATCGTTGGCATACTTAGGGTAAGTAGTATAACCCCTACGATCAGAAACCCTTTTCCTATTATGCTTTTCAACAAAATTCCCCCTTATTGATCTATTAATTAATGGCTCTATCTAAATCTACGTTTAGGTATACAGAAGGTTTCAACTATTTTGATTAAAAATAAATGTTCAATTAAATCGTTTTCATTTGATGGAAGAGTTCTGGGGAAAGATATATTTCCACTTCTAATACCATCTTTGTATATATCCCGACTACATACAATATGAGTGAATAGCTTTCTCAAAGAATGTAAATAACATTAATTTCCTGCATTACTCATTCAGTTCTCTTGTCACCAACACAATATTCTCAATAGGCCCGATCGTATTCTGCAATACAGGGCGCTGATCTTTGCTCCAGAACAGCACCCCTTTTGTAGAACTAGTTTATATGAATTATACTTTTTTCGGAAAAACAATTCTTTTATATAAATGAACTGTAATAAGATAATAGGCCGTATAAACGAATAGAAAAATAACAATAGGCAGCCAGATGCGGTAATATGGATCGATTAAGACATATCCAAACATGTTCATTCCAATCAATACATGCAGCATACCTATAATAGCTGGTGCCAAAAATACAATGAACAACTCTTTATAGATGGACTTGGTTAATAATTCACGACTAACGCCAATTTTTCTAAGCATTTCATACCGATTAATATCTGTTGTTGCGCCAGATAGAATTTTAAACATTAAACTACTTGCCATCATTGCCAAGAAAGCAATCCCCAAGAATAAACCCATAAATACAGTTCCACTAGCATCAGCATAGAAGTTTTTGTATATTTTATACTTACTTAGAATATCATCAGCTTTACCATCCTTATATTTCTCTGACTCCAATTCATCAAGCTTCTTCCATTCTGTTGTATGTGCAACAAAATCATCTGTTTTTCCAATAAATATGGTACCTGTTTTCCCCTTTAACTCATGATACATTTTTAGATTGATAATTTTCATTGGCTTATTTAGATCATCTAAATAGATAGAGTGCATATTTATTAAAGCAGTTTCCCATTCTTCTGGGATTGACTTCGTATTTTGATTGATTTCTTGACGACCATAATCCGAAATAGCATTTACCGGAAGATCTCCCCTAACACGCCTTGGTTTATCACCATTCCCAGCATGGATTAGTGGCGGGTTTTTTTCCAAATCTTCCTTGACATAATAAACAAATGTATCATCAACCTTATAACGATATTCGCTTTTCTCTTTAAATGGAATACCATCCAAGATTTCCATTTCTTCGGTGGTCGGATTGTTTATAGTGGTATCATATATTTCAAAACTGTCCGTGGATTTCATCACATTATTTTTATAGGCTAAGCCACCTGAAATAGCTCCTGATCCAAGTGCGATTAACATCGCTACTGTAGCTAATACTTTTGTTAAACTGTTGATTCGGAAATTTAATTGGGAAAATGTAAAAGCATTAAGACCTTTTTCGTTGCGTGTTTTATTCGCTTTTAGCCTTTTAACAAATAGTGGGAAAAATGCCTCAAAGAACAAATACGTTCCAGCCGTTGTTGTAAGCATGGCTATCACGATTCCAGCTTCCTTTAACTTATCAAAATAGAACATGGATAGATAGCCAATTCCTAACAATATGAGTGAAAGAAGCGCAACTATACCAGTCATTTTTCCTTCAATAATGATAGAATCAGCGTGAGTATCCCCATGAACAAGGTCCAGAATGGAAGTCCGTAATAATGTAAGACTATTCATCATGGCGGTCAATATAAATAACAAACAGAAGAAAATACACGTAACCGAAATCGATGGTACATACAATGCCTGATAACCCTCGGCAGTAAAATCAAGCTGCTTCATAAGCAACTTGCCAATTACTTGTGCAAGCCCTGTTCCAGCTAAAATCCCAATCAAGAGAGATGTTGCTCCGATAATGATTGTTTCTAAAAACATAAGGCGTATAACCTTATGTTTCTTTGCTCCGAGCGTCATATACATTCCAAATTCTTTTCGCCTAAGAGAAAGCAAGAAAGAATTCGCATAGAACATATAGAAGAATGTAATAATGGCAAGCAGGACAGAACCTGTTTGGAAAATGAATCCGATTGAATTAGTCGTTGCATTTGCTTCAAGAAATGCTTTATTTAAAGCTAATGTTTGAAACATATAAAATATAGCAATAGACATAACCAGACCAATCAGTAAAACAATATAATCTTTTAGCTTACTTTTTAGTCCTGATATGGAAAGTTTAACTAACATCATAAACCTCCCTGTGTTTCTGTACCTAAGTCTGCAAGCACATCTAGAATTTCTTTATGAAACACTTCGCGTGTACTGTTGCGGTGAATTTCCCTGTATATTTCTCCGTCACGTATAAATAAAATACGTCGGCAATAACTTGCACTAATTGGATCATGGGTAACCATTAAAATGGATACATCTTGTTCTTCATTTAAACCCTTCATGGAATTTAAAAGGCCTGTGGCGTTTTTTGAATCAAGCGCTCCAGTTGGCTCGTCCGCTAAAATAACGGCTGGCTCATGAACAATAGCGCGTGCTGCAGCTGTACGTTGTTTTTGCCCACCAGAAACCTTTGATGGATATTTTGCAAGAATGGCTTTAATACCTAACATATCGGCTACTTTTTCAACCCTTGGGCCAATCTTTTTAGAAGGGATGTCTTGAAGGGAAAGTGGCAGTGCAATGTTTTCGTAAATGGTTAAATTCTCAAGTAAGTTAAAGTCTTGAAAAATAAAACCCAACTTTTGGGAGCGAAAGTTAGCTAGTTCACTTTGTCTCATTTTCGTAATATCTAAGCCAGCAATTTCAACCGTGCCATTTGACGGTTGATCCAGTGTTGAAATGACATTTAATAATGTTGTTTTTCCAGAACCAGATGCTCCCATAATTCCAACAAATTCACCATCTTGAATGGAGAAGGATAATCCTTTTAATGCATGTGATTGGTTTTCGCCTTTTTTACCATATATTTTTTGTATATTTTCAACCTGAACTACGGACTTCTTCATCCTATTTCTACCTCCACCCTAGTGTTTTTCTAAGCTATTTGTTACGCTTTAGCTCTTTTATCGCCTTTTCAGGAACGTTCTCTTCCGTTACTTTCTCATACTCATAAACATAAGTTCCTTTAACGTGTACCTTCAAGTAGGTATTTTCGGGAAAATCCTTAACGCTTGCCGTTACTTTAATTTCCTCTACCTCCCCCGATTCATCAACCCCATCTAGCCTAAACATATATCTGTGTTCGAAGTCGGGATCAGTTTCTCCTTCTTTATTTATAAGTGCGTATACATCCTTTTCTTGAATAAACGGATTAAATCTATCCCGGATATCCTCACCAATCAGGGATAATGCACCAATAACAAGAACAAGCCCTACAAGTATTCCAATCAGTATTCTTTTCAGCTTCTTTTTCATCTTTATTTTCACCTTTCCTTTATCCACTTTAATTTTTTGGCTTTTCCAATGAAGCAATCTGGAATAATTCAAGTATAAGATGCAATTCTTAATTAAAAACGGGATAACTTCTTAACTTTTTCTTAATAAGCTAAAAAAGACTAAAAAAAAGAACCCTTGTACTTTAAGGGTCCTTAAGAATGTAATTTCACTATTATTGGAAACAATTATTTTTCAGACGACATTGGCAATACTATAATAAAATGAACAACTCCATTACTATATTCTGCTTTAATCCCTCCTCCATGCAGCTCCACAATGCTCTTTGCGATTGCAAGACCAAGCCCGGAGCCTCCTGTTACCTTGCTTCTCGAATCATCTTTTTTATAAAAACGCTCAAATAAGTTTTCTAACTCCTCTTTCGTAAATTCGTCACTTTGATTTGCGATGGATATTTCAAGCTGATCTTGATATTTCCTGAGGGAAACCTGAATATCCCCGTTATCTTTGCTGTAGTTAATAGCATTCATTAGTAAATTTTCAAATAGTCGTACCGTTTGTTCTGAATCAACAAAAGCATATAATGGTTCATCAGGAAACCTTTTCACAATTGACAAGCCACGTTTTTCCGCTTGTGGTGTGATTTCGTCAATCAGTTGGTCAAGGAATTTATTTATGCATACATCCTGTCGATCTAGGATGAGATTCCCATCTGTTAGCTTTGTGTATGCAAACAAATCCTCAATTAAGGTTTCCAATTGTTCCGATTTTGAAAAAGCAATCTTAACATATTCATTACGTTGTTCTTCATTTTCAAATTTCCCATCGAGTAGCAAGCGCAAGTAACCCAAAATGGATGTCAATGGCGTTCTTAAATCATGTGATACATTGGTAATCAATTCATTTTTTTGCCTTTCCACCTGACGTTCCTTTTCCATTTGAATCATAAGGTCTTCTGCCATATAATTGATGTTTTCCGTTAATAAGGCGATTTCATCCTGCCCCTGTTGCTCAATCCGATAAGCTAAATTACCTTTTGCAATCTCGTTTACACCTTGTGCCATCGCTTCAATCTGTTTCATCTTTCGCTTCGTTAAATAATAGAAAGAAAAAATAAAAACAAAAATCCCAATAAAAAATGGAAACGGACCTTCTTTCGTTTGATACGTTACAGTGCCCTCTGGAATTCCGCTTACAAACATATATAAATTCTTGCTATTTATCGTGAGTGGATAAAACGTAATAAATTCCTTACGAGTACCACTTAATTGTTCTTCCCCACTTGTATAGGATGGTTGGTTTATAGCAAAAGACATCACATTACCAATGGTCTCATGCAGATTTATTTGAACTTCCTGTGCTTGTTCTGTTTTGTACAGAACTTTCCCAGTCTTATCCGTAACCAGCACTTTTAAAGCATTGAGACCTCGCCCGGAAACTGCATTTTGTTCGTTTATAAATTTCTTAATGGCTTCTATTGTATTTTCTTTTTCTATTGTTTCTGCTGCTAACTGTGCCTGCCAATTAATGCTTTCCATACCCCAGCTGTAATCAATGGTAGCCACCTTATTTATATTTTCAAAAATTGGTACTACCATTCTCGATACGAAAAATCCTAATAACGCGCATACAATAAATGCAGCAATTAACTGAATGCGAATACTTCGTCTTATACTAGTTATCAGTTTTTCAGTAAACCATTTTATAAAATTCATGGGATTAATTTTCTTTTTCAATTTTATATCCCACTCCCCAAACCGTTTTAATAAACATAGGTTTTCTTGGGTTTTCTTCTATTTTTTCGCGGACTTTCCGAATATGCACCATTACTGTGTTATCCGATTGAAAAGACTGTTCTTTCCAAACCTTTTCGTAAATTTTTTCCGCACTAAATACAATACCACGATTCCGAGAAAGAAGTTCCAGAATAGAAAATTCTCGTGGTGTTAACTTTATTTCTTTACCTTCTACTGTTACTTCATGTGTCGACACATTTATTAGCATCCCTCCAATTTCAATTTCACTTTCATTTTGAACCATGCCGCTACTCATTCTCATATACCTGCGAAGCTGTGATTTAATTCTGGCTACCAGTTCCAATGGATTAAAAGGTTTCGTTATATAGTCATCTGCCCCTGTTGTTAATCCCATTATTTTATCCATATCTTGTGTCTTTGCGGATAACATAATTATTGGCATTTCAGCTATTTCTCTTACTTTAATACACATATCCATACCATTTATTTTAGGCATCATAATATCAAGTACAATTAAATGTACTTGATTATCTTTCAAAATATCTAGACCTTCTTCACCATTGCCAGCTTCTATCACGTTATATCCTTCATTCTTTAAATAGATGGAAATGAGATCCCTTATTTCCTTTTCATCATCTATTACAAGAATTGTTTCTTTACTCATAAGAAATCCTCCAATTATCAAAAAGTTATTCCCTTAATTGTAATAGTATAAATGGGATTTCTTAAAAAATAGATGCGGAAGTTCTTAACTATTTCTTAAGATAATTAATAATGTTGCGCATAAATTATTTTTATATTCTATGCTTCCTCCACAATCTGGACCAGTTTGCAGAACTTAAGTATTCCAGCAAATCAACACAATTGTATCAAACCTTAAACCCTTATAACACTGTCTCCCAAGTTTCAAGCATATTTTATTACGAGAAACTGACCCTAGGAAAGGATTAATCTATGTGCACATCTAGCACATTATCCAATTTTATTTCCGTTTGATCTTCATTATTTAATTTCAACTTAATCTGATCAATTTTCATCAGCTTTCCTTTGATAGTCAGGTAGTCGCGTCCACTGTAATGCTTAATCTCAACCGTTAAATTATTGTGAATAGCGCACTGCAGTTTCATGCCGATTTCTTCTTTTTGCTGTTCATCTAACATTGGCTTTTCCTTGTATTCTTCCTCTTTCCAGTACTCATTTAACATGTTGATATGCTCTGGTAACATCATTGCAGTCCACTTTATTGTACCTCTGTCATTCACACTCATTTTTATGCCCCCATTCGTTTTCTAACCGGTCCAACCGATAAAATATTATCCAATTTAAAAGTTCGAATAGCCCTTTTCGTGTAACAGTAAGCCATAATCTTGTCATCGTTAATTTTGTACACCTGAACAACCCTTTGCGACGCCAGGTTATTTTTGTCCAGATAAATCAATTCCATTTTTTCTTTATGCTGAATGGCTCGTAAAAGCATATTTTTCATGAAATAACCTCCAGTACAGAACATTCGTTCTAATTATATCACGAAATACGAACATATATGCGTGTTTCTGACTAGAAATTTATTCCTTATGGAGCCGTCATTGGCGTTTTTTCCCAAGCGAAGACTACTGACGCTGATAGTAACAAATCTTCTAAATTTTCCCTTGACATTCAGAATCTACAGTTGTATGATTATGACTAATCTGAAAAGTGAATAGTATATTTCTTATCCAGAGAGGTGGAGGGACTGGCCCTTTGAAACCTCAGCAACAGACTTTTGTACTGTGCTAATTCCAGAAGCAACATGCTTGGAGATAAGAAGAGAAACCGGTCACATTCCAAACCCTCTTCTTATTTTGTAAGAAGGGGGTTTTTACGTACATAAGAAAAGCGGTAGCAATCGATTAAAAACATGCAAGTCCACTAGTTTTATTGCCCGAAATTAATAAAAAACACACGGAAAGAAGGAATGGAAAATGGCAATCACTTTAACAAAAGCACCATTCAAAGCAGATCAAGTAGGAAGCCTATTGCGACCTGAAAGCATACACCATGCTAGAAAAGAATTTAAAGAAGGAACCATTACTGCTGAACAATTACGTGATACAGAAACGAAGGAAATTAAGCGGATTGTTGATAAACAAATTGAAATTGGCTTGCAAGCAGTAACAGATGGTGAGTTTAGACGGCGATTTTGGCACACAGATTTCTTGGAACATCTGAACGGGATTGAAGGATATGTCCCTGAGGTCGGCTATATTTTCCACGGGAATGAAGAAACAGAAAAATATAATGTTCGCAATACGGGCAAGGTTTCCTTTAATCCTGACCATCCATTTATCAAGGATTTTATTGAATTTAATGCAATTGTTGATGGTCGTGCAGTTGCGAAACAAACAATTCCTAGCCCAAACCAGCTTTTTAATGTGGGGATCATTGACGAGACTATTTATCCCGATATTGAAGAATATGCCGATGATGTTATCCAAACATACCGTGATGCAATCCAAGCTTTTTATAAAGCGGGGGTGCGCTATTTACAATTTGATGATGTTTATATTGCTGGGCTTTCTTCACCAGATATTCCATTTAACGAGGGGAAATATTCAAGGCAAGAACTAATTGATTTGGCACTGCGCGTTATTAATGGTGTATTGGATGGTAAACCAGCGGATTTAGTCGTGACGACACACTTATGCCGTGGAAACTATCGATCCAATTGGGCATTTGAAGGAAGTTATGACTTAATCGCCCCAACATTGTTTGCTGAAGAAAAAGTGGACGGATTCTTCCTGGAATATGATGATGACCGCTCCGGTGATTTCAAACCATTAGACTATATTCCAAGTGACGGCCCACAGGTTGTGCTTGGTGTTATCACATCGAAAAGTGGCGAACTGGAGGACAAAGAATCCATTAAAAGGCGGATTAACAAAGCATCCCACTATGTGCCGCTTGAGCAATTATGCTTAAGCACGCAATGCGGATTCTCATCAACCCACCATGGGAATAAATTAACGGAAGAAGACCAATGGAATAAATTGAAATTTATTGTTGATGTGTCGAAGGAAATTTGGGGATAAAAAAAGTTTTAGAACAAGATAGAGCGTGCAGAAGTTATTGCATCAATTCGTAATGGTGAATATTGTTTAAACGTGAACCACAAAAAAATGAAGTAGAAATAGATTTTTTAAAACAATAAGAAGTTTAATCCCCTCAACACGTGTGTTGAGGGGGTAGGTACATTATCCTCAATTTACCGCCTTGGATTAAAAAAGTTCATACTTAAATCCCTAGCATATTATTTTTCTTTTAATATTGAATACTTTCGATAAGCTCTATAGAAACTGCTGCCAAAGAATACAACCATAAGCATGGGAAGAGACCTTAAAAGGACAAATGGCGTTTCAAATAAAAGTGCCTTCCAAAACAATGAACCTTTCATACTCCAAAGACCTTCAGTT
This Virgibacillus phasianinus DNA region includes the following protein-coding sequences:
- a CDS encoding response regulator transcription factor; translation: MSKETILVIDDEKEIRDLISIYLKNEGYNVIEAGNGEEGLDILKDNQVHLIVLDIMMPKINGMDMCIKVREIAEMPIIMLSAKTQDMDKIMGLTTGADDYITKPFNPLELVARIKSQLRRYMRMSSGMVQNESEIEIGGMLINVSTHEVTVEGKEIKLTPREFSILELLSRNRGIVFSAEKIYEKVWKEQSFQSDNTVMVHIRKVREKIEENPRKPMFIKTVWGVGYKIEKEN
- a CDS encoding YolD-like family protein; this encodes MSVNDRGTIKWTAMMLPEHINMLNEYWKEEEYKEKPMLDEQQKEEIGMKLQCAIHNNLTVEIKHYSGRDYLTIKGKLMKIDQIKLKLNNEDQTEIKLDNVLDVHID
- a CDS encoding WYL domain-containing protein, yielding MKNMLLRAIQHKEKMELIYLDKNNLASQRVVQVYKINDDKIMAYCYTKRAIRTFKLDNILSVGPVRKRMGA
- a CDS encoding 5-methyltetrahydropteroyltriglutamate--homocysteine S-methyltransferase, whose protein sequence is MAITLTKAPFKADQVGSLLRPESIHHARKEFKEGTITAEQLRDTETKEIKRIVDKQIEIGLQAVTDGEFRRRFWHTDFLEHLNGIEGYVPEVGYIFHGNEETEKYNVRNTGKVSFNPDHPFIKDFIEFNAIVDGRAVAKQTIPSPNQLFNVGIIDETIYPDIEEYADDVIQTYRDAIQAFYKAGVRYLQFDDVYIAGLSSPDIPFNEGKYSRQELIDLALRVINGVLDGKPADLVVTTHLCRGNYRSNWAFEGSYDLIAPTLFAEEKVDGFFLEYDDDRSGDFKPLDYIPSDGPQVVLGVITSKSGELEDKESIKRRINKASHYVPLEQLCLSTQCGFSSTHHGNKLTEEDQWNKLKFIVDVSKEIWG